The proteins below come from a single Myxococcales bacterium genomic window:
- a CDS encoding DUF3516 domain-containing protein — translation MPTLYDRLPPDGASPDAVLDAFLGHVADLGLDLYPAQEEAMLELAADNHVILGTPTGSGKSLVATFAHFLALSEGRRSIYTAPIKALANEKFFALSKDFGKDAVGLLTGDASINPGAPILCATAEILASMALREGDRADLGHVVMDEFHYYSDKERGVAWQVPLLELSHVRFLLMSATLGDVTFFEQDLARRTGAAVRTVRTAERPVPLTFEYRDTPLHTTLSELVAAGKSPIYLVNFTQRGAAEEAQNLMSADFCTKEEKRTIADAMLGTRFDTPFGKEVQRFVRHGVGLHHAGLLPKYRLLVEKLAQRGLLKVISGTDTLGVGVNVPIRTVLFTKLCKYDGEKTAILTVRDFKQIAGRAGRRGFDTEGLVVAQAPEHVIENLRLEAKAAGDPKKLRKLVRRKPPERGYVPWDKATFDKLVASSPEPLVSRFTVSHGMLLDVLTREDGGCMAMARLVNRSHERTAEKRKLGRVALSLYRSLLDAQVLWRVPQPGGGARLTLADDLQLDFALNQPLALYLLETLPRLDHDLPTHALDVLTAVESICENPDPILVKQLDKAKQAKLAELKAQGMPFDERIAELEKVELVVPNRELSYLTFNAFKSQHPWVADQNVRPKSIARDMIEQVLSFNEYVKEYGLERVEGLLLRYLSEVYKTLVQSVPDLEKTAAIDDVVITLGAVVRQADSSLLDEWEKMRDPAYFDALKARDESALAPVAMGPPDITAGEGFLALVRNASFALVRALARYELATATELCQNTAIDEAVLARALDALVADHGALRMDGEARSPKHLTVERGEHVWELRQALVGDDGPTGWVVRAKVDLEGSRSEGRVVMRVEAIEP, via the coding sequence ATGCCCACGCTCTACGACCGCCTCCCGCCGGACGGCGCGTCGCCCGACGCCGTGCTCGACGCGTTCCTCGGCCACGTGGCCGATCTTGGCCTCGACCTCTACCCCGCGCAGGAAGAGGCGATGCTCGAGCTCGCGGCCGACAACCACGTGATCTTGGGCACACCGACGGGCTCCGGCAAGAGCCTCGTGGCCACCTTCGCGCACTTCCTCGCGCTCTCCGAGGGGCGTCGCTCGATCTACACGGCGCCCATCAAGGCGCTCGCGAACGAGAAGTTCTTCGCCCTCTCGAAGGACTTCGGGAAGGACGCGGTGGGCCTCCTCACGGGGGACGCGAGCATCAACCCCGGCGCGCCGATCCTCTGCGCGACCGCCGAGATCTTGGCGAGCATGGCGCTGCGCGAGGGCGACCGCGCCGACCTCGGGCACGTGGTCATGGACGAGTTTCACTACTACTCGGACAAGGAGCGCGGCGTGGCCTGGCAGGTGCCCCTGCTCGAGCTGTCCCACGTGCGGTTCTTGCTCATGTCGGCCACGCTCGGCGACGTCACGTTCTTCGAGCAAGACCTCGCGCGACGCACGGGGGCGGCGGTGCGCACCGTGCGAACGGCCGAGCGGCCCGTGCCGCTCACGTTCGAGTACCGCGACACCCCGCTCCACACCACCCTGAGCGAGCTCGTCGCCGCGGGCAAATCCCCGATCTATTTGGTTAATTTCACCCAGCGTGGCGCCGCGGAGGAGGCCCAGAACCTCATGAGCGCCGACTTCTGCACGAAGGAAGAGAAGCGCACGATCGCCGACGCGATGCTCGGGACGCGCTTCGACACGCCCTTCGGCAAGGAGGTCCAGCGCTTCGTGCGGCACGGCGTGGGGCTCCACCACGCGGGGCTCCTGCCCAAGTACCGCCTGCTCGTGGAGAAGCTCGCGCAGCGCGGCCTGCTCAAGGTCATCTCCGGCACCGACACGCTCGGCGTCGGCGTGAACGTGCCCATCCGCACCGTGCTGTTCACCAAGCTGTGCAAGTACGACGGCGAGAAGACGGCGATCCTGACGGTGCGCGACTTCAAGCAGATCGCGGGGCGCGCCGGGCGTCGCGGCTTCGACACCGAGGGGCTCGTGGTGGCGCAGGCGCCCGAGCACGTGATCGAGAACCTCCGCCTCGAGGCGAAGGCCGCCGGCGATCCGAAGAAGCTCCGCAAGCTCGTGAGGCGCAAGCCGCCCGAGCGCGGCTACGTGCCGTGGGACAAGGCGACCTTCGACAAGCTCGTGGCGAGCAGCCCCGAGCCGCTCGTGTCGCGCTTCACGGTGTCGCACGGGATGCTGCTCGACGTGCTGACGCGCGAGGACGGCGGCTGCATGGCGATGGCGCGGCTCGTGAACCGCTCGCACGAGCGCACGGCCGAGAAGCGAAAGCTCGGGCGGGTGGCGCTCTCGCTCTACCGCTCACTGCTCGACGCGCAGGTGCTGTGGCGCGTGCCCCAACCCGGAGGCGGCGCCCGCCTCACGCTCGCGGACGACCTGCAGCTCGACTTCGCGCTGAACCAGCCGCTCGCGCTCTACCTGCTGGAGACGCTGCCCCGCCTCGACCACGACCTCCCCACGCACGCCCTCGACGTGCTCACGGCGGTCGAGTCGATCTGCGAGAACCCCGACCCCATCCTGGTCAAGCAGCTCGACAAGGCCAAGCAGGCGAAGCTCGCCGAGCTGAAGGCCCAGGGGATGCCCTTCGACGAGCGCATCGCCGAGCTCGAGAAGGTGGAGCTGGTGGTCCCGAACCGCGAGCTCTCGTATCTCACGTTCAACGCGTTCAAGTCGCAACACCCCTGGGTGGCCGACCAGAACGTGCGCCCCAAGTCGATCGCGCGCGACATGATCGAACAGGTGCTCTCGTTCAACGAGTACGTGAAGGAGTACGGGCTCGAGCGGGTCGAGGGGCTGCTGCTCCGGTACCTCAGCGAGGTCTACAAGACCCTCGTGCAGTCGGTGCCCGACCTCGAGAAGACCGCCGCCATCGACGACGTGGTGATCACGCTGGGCGCCGTGGTTCGGCAGGCCGACTCGAGCCTCCTCGACGAGTGGGAGAAGATGCGCGACCCCGCGTACTTCGACGCGCTGAAGGCGCGCGACGAGTCGGCGCTGGCCCCGGTCGCGATGGGCCCGCCCGACATCACCGCCGGCGAGGGGTTTCTGGCGCTCGTGCGCAACGCGAGCTTCGCGCTCGTCCGGGCGCTCGCGCGGTACGAGCTCGCGACGGCGACGGAGCTCTGCCAGAACACCGCGATCGACGAGGCGGTGCTCGCGCGCGCGCTCGACGCGCTCGTGGCCGATCACGGCGCGCTCCGCATGGACGGCGAGGCCCGCAGCCCGAAGCACCTGACCGTCGAGCGCGGCGAGCACGTGTGGGAGCTGCGACAGGCGCTCGTCGGCGACGACGGCCCCACAGGGTGGGTGGTGCGCGCCAAGGTCGACCTCGAGGGCTCCCGGAGCGAGGGGCGCGTCGTGATGCGCGTGGAGGCGATCGAGCCCTGA
- a CDS encoding trypsin-like serine protease — protein sequence MTERTQLVSRPPSNARVSPTVVALAALAALVPIVAGATGCASSAPVDAPELGATANPIIGGAADSTHDAVVAIYGQQGAQAGACTGTIVKTVGKVGYVLTAAHCVTIPPSIVFMGPDYNSASAKRFAVLDYAAHPSYNGDVASNYDVAVVRVLGVNSGTPVIPITASPDQLSLGTTLTSVGYGRTTPAGASGGDNTTRKNIRLAVQELDSTHIGYRFQSGNICQGDSGGPALRGTGTAERVVGIHSYVNGDCTQQAYSVRVTFSSVYTFIQQQLAKAPPAESCDSCTRAETSGDNPCAQKQAECFTDPECEKLAECQQKCSSATCVTDCENRHPRAIAKFNAAVYCTCGETVCKPLCFIECRSAPKCGFALPRDACGACTEGACCDAVGACAGDADCLLCLRAGASADPSCAANKLRKAVADCATTKCKTECASDPIVEGGQPTPGGPVGPDGKPVPAGAATTTTTTESCGCEVVGASPAPFARRRSRRSSGSRSGSPAAGPDAERGGRGADASRRARRPHSLARARRERAGLRARQVHVERAPRRGVHAMELQAEAGAHGVVLAAPVEDTRDGREDVDPVLAARRAERENDLFAGQHLAIGLHERPERREIHREVRDDPKVALADDLPVGDVEGTARAFAAQRVDSGLSEQGHGGLLFER from the coding sequence GTGACCGAACGCACGCAGCTCGTCTCCCGACCCCCCTCGAACGCCCGCGTGTCGCCGACCGTGGTCGCGCTCGCGGCGCTCGCGGCGCTCGTCCCGATCGTCGCGGGCGCCACCGGGTGCGCGTCGAGCGCGCCTGTCGATGCCCCGGAGCTCGGCGCCACCGCGAACCCGATCATCGGTGGCGCGGCGGACAGCACGCACGATGCGGTGGTGGCGATCTATGGCCAACAGGGTGCCCAGGCCGGCGCATGCACCGGCACCATCGTGAAGACGGTGGGGAAGGTGGGCTACGTGCTCACGGCCGCGCACTGCGTGACGATCCCGCCGAGCATCGTGTTCATGGGCCCCGACTACAACAGCGCGAGCGCCAAGCGCTTCGCCGTGCTCGATTACGCGGCTCACCCCAGCTACAACGGCGACGTCGCGTCGAACTACGACGTCGCCGTCGTGCGCGTGCTCGGCGTGAACAGCGGCACGCCGGTCATCCCGATCACCGCCTCCCCCGATCAGCTCTCTCTCGGTACCACGCTCACGAGCGTCGGCTACGGCCGAACCACGCCGGCCGGCGCATCCGGTGGCGACAACACCACGCGGAAGAACATTCGGCTCGCCGTCCAGGAGCTCGACTCGACGCACATCGGGTACCGGTTCCAGTCGGGCAACATTTGCCAGGGCGACAGCGGCGGCCCAGCGCTCCGGGGCACTGGCACGGCGGAGCGCGTCGTCGGCATCCACTCGTACGTCAACGGCGACTGCACCCAGCAGGCCTACAGCGTCCGCGTCACCTTCTCGTCGGTGTACACGTTCATCCAGCAGCAGCTCGCCAAGGCGCCGCCGGCCGAGTCCTGCGACTCGTGCACGCGCGCCGAGACTTCGGGCGACAACCCGTGCGCGCAGAAGCAGGCGGAGTGCTTCACCGACCCCGAGTGCGAGAAGCTCGCGGAGTGCCAGCAGAAGTGCTCGTCGGCGACGTGCGTGACCGACTGCGAGAACAGACACCCGAGGGCCATCGCGAAGTTCAACGCCGCCGTGTACTGCACGTGCGGCGAGACCGTGTGCAAGCCTCTGTGCTTCATCGAGTGCCGCAGCGCCCCGAAGTGCGGCTTCGCCCTCCCGCGCGACGCGTGTGGCGCCTGCACCGAGGGGGCGTGCTGCGACGCGGTGGGGGCGTGCGCGGGGGACGCCGACTGCCTCCTGTGCCTTCGCGCGGGCGCGTCCGCGGATCCGAGCTGCGCCGCCAACAAGCTCCGGAAGGCCGTGGCCGACTGCGCGACCACCAAGTGCAAGACCGAGTGCGCGTCCGACCCGATCGTCGAGGGCGGTCAGCCGACGCCGGGCGGCCCGGTGGGGCCCGACGGCAAGCCCGTTCCGGCCGGAGCCGCGACGACGACCACCACCACCGAGAGCTGCGGTTGCGAGGTCGTGGGCGCGTCGCCGGCGCCCTTCGCTCGGCGTCGCTCGCGGCGCTCTTCGGGCTCGCGCTCGGGCTCGCCGGCCGCAGGGCCCGACGCCGAGAGGGGCGGCCGAGGGGCTGACGCGAGCCGCCGCGCCCGGCGGCCCCATTCTTTAGCGCGCGCGCGACGGGAGCGCGCGGGGCTCCGGGCTCGCCAGGTTCACGTAGAGCGCGCGCCTCGCCGCGGCGTCCACGCCATGGAACTGCAGGCCGAGGCAGGGGCCCATGGTGTCGTACTTGCGGCGCCCGTGGAGGACACGCGTGACGGTCGCGAAGACGTCGACCCAGTGCTCGCGGCGCGCCGGGCGGAGCGAGAGAATGACCTCTTCGCCGGTCAGCACCTGGCGATCGGCCTGCACGAGCGCCCCGAACGGCGAGAGATCCACCGTGAGGTTCGAGACGACCCGAAAGTCGCGCTCGCGGATGACCTGCCCGTAGGGGATGTGGAGGGCACGGCGAGAGCCTTTGCGGCGCAGCGGGTGGACAGTGGGTTGAGCGAGCAGGGTCATGGGGGCCTCCTGTTCGAACGATAG
- the ade gene encoding adenine deaminase, whose product MSRRSELIQAAQGKRDCDLVLENARWLDVFTATFREGHLAVYDGAIVGVGPEARLPAKRVVDLGGKAVVPGFIDAHVHLESSLMTPSNFQRCVLPKGTTTAVCDPHELANVLGAPGVRYFLEASETLGLSLKVMMSSCVPATTFETNGGGSLSAAELSALAAHPSALGLAEVMNVPGVLHGDPSLLEKLDAFEGRPIDGHCPLLRGQALSAYAAAGISSCHESSELEEAREKLSKGVRVWIREGSVAKDLDALLPLLDLASSTSLGFCTDDRNPLDIAREGHVDHLVRSAIARGVPPEVVFRTASYSVASHYGLASHAARARVGAIAPGFTADLVVLGDVQTCAIDAVYKAGKLAEEVLASQVAGAGARTGNTVRCALPEASELEGPAGQVHVIGVRHGRILTDRSVEDSAARGVARLSVLERHGHGRPPSNGYVRGFGERFAGAIASSVGHDSHNLIVVGSDTSDMRRALAALAALGGGFVVVRRGEVLAELALPEGGLMSAASPEELKVALEGLHGASRAVGCELPEPFLQLAFLSLPVIPSLKLTDHGLMDVDRFELIPVRAA is encoded by the coding sequence ATGTCCCGACGCAGCGAACTCATCCAGGCCGCCCAAGGAAAGCGCGACTGCGACCTCGTCCTCGAGAACGCGCGCTGGCTCGACGTCTTCACGGCCACCTTTCGCGAGGGGCACCTCGCCGTGTACGACGGGGCCATCGTAGGCGTCGGCCCGGAAGCGCGCCTGCCAGCCAAGCGCGTCGTCGACCTCGGCGGGAAGGCCGTCGTACCAGGCTTCATCGACGCGCACGTGCACCTCGAGAGCTCGCTGATGACCCCGTCGAACTTCCAACGGTGCGTGCTCCCGAAGGGCACGACGACCGCGGTGTGCGATCCCCACGAGCTCGCGAACGTGCTCGGCGCGCCCGGCGTTCGCTACTTCCTGGAGGCGAGCGAGACCCTCGGACTCTCGCTGAAGGTCATGATGAGCTCGTGCGTGCCGGCGACGACGTTCGAGACCAACGGCGGCGGCTCGCTGTCCGCGGCCGAGCTCTCGGCGCTCGCGGCGCACCCCTCCGCGCTCGGGCTCGCCGAGGTCATGAACGTCCCCGGTGTGCTCCACGGCGATCCCTCGCTCCTCGAGAAGCTCGACGCCTTCGAGGGCCGACCGATCGATGGCCACTGTCCGCTGCTGCGGGGCCAGGCGCTGAGCGCGTACGCCGCGGCGGGTATCTCGAGCTGCCACGAGAGCTCGGAGCTCGAAGAGGCCCGCGAGAAGCTCTCCAAGGGCGTTCGCGTGTGGATCCGCGAGGGGAGCGTGGCGAAGGACCTCGACGCCTTGCTGCCCCTGCTCGACCTCGCGAGCTCCACGAGCCTGGGGTTCTGCACCGACGACCGCAACCCGCTCGATATCGCGCGGGAGGGCCACGTCGACCACCTCGTGCGCAGCGCGATCGCGAGGGGTGTGCCGCCCGAGGTCGTCTTTCGCACAGCCTCTTACAGCGTCGCCTCCCACTATGGCCTGGCGTCGCACGCCGCACGCGCGCGCGTGGGAGCGATCGCTCCGGGTTTCACCGCCGACCTCGTGGTGCTCGGTGACGTCCAGACCTGCGCGATCGACGCCGTGTACAAGGCGGGCAAGCTCGCCGAGGAGGTGCTCGCGTCGCAGGTCGCGGGCGCCGGCGCCCGCACGGGCAACACGGTCCGTTGCGCGCTGCCCGAGGCGAGTGAGCTCGAGGGTCCGGCCGGGCAGGTTCACGTGATCGGGGTCCGGCACGGGCGCATACTGACGGATCGCTCGGTGGAGGACTCGGCGGCGCGCGGCGTGGCGCGGCTCTCGGTGCTCGAGCGGCACGGGCACGGGCGCCCGCCGTCGAACGGATACGTGCGCGGCTTCGGCGAACGCTTCGCCGGCGCCATCGCGTCTAGCGTCGGGCACGACAGCCACAACCTCATCGTGGTCGGCAGCGACACGTCCGACATGCGTCGCGCACTCGCGGCTCTCGCCGCGCTGGGCGGCGGCTTCGTGGTCGTGCGCCGCGGCGAGGTGCTCGCGGAGCTGGCCTTGCCGGAAGGTGGGCTCATGTCGGCGGCCTCGCCCGAGGAGCTGAAGGTCGCGCTCGAAGGACTGCACGGCGCGAGCCGCGCGGTCGGCTGCGAGCTGCCCGAGCCCTTCCTGCAGCTCGCCTTCCTGAGCCTCCCGGTCATCCCCTCACTCAAGCTGACCGATCACGGGCTCATGGACGTCGACCGCTTCGAGCTCATCCCGGTGAGGGCGGCGTGA
- a CDS encoding ATP-sensitive inward rectifier potassium channel 10: protein MATRIQLGGETQESAAIHVRGQPFQPHKDVFHFVLRVPWVGFFALVTLIYVAANLLFAAAYQWQPGCVSGVTSFESAFYFSVQTMATIGYGTFSPITRYGHMLVTLEAIIGVFTTAMVTGLTFAKFARPTARVLFANKAVITRRNGVPHLMFRLANARHNTVVEAQLRVTLLVWERTTEGESMRRQLDVPLVRGSTSIFALSWSAMHEITKESLFYGPEGMARLRAGEAEIVLSMSGLDETIVQNIHARHRYAIADVVENARFKDIISVDASGARVLDYENFHEVEAMPVEGAAAVAEEPS, encoded by the coding sequence ATGGCGACAAGGATACAGCTGGGCGGCGAGACCCAGGAGAGCGCGGCGATCCACGTTCGTGGGCAGCCGTTCCAGCCGCACAAGGACGTGTTCCACTTCGTGCTCCGGGTCCCCTGGGTGGGCTTCTTCGCGCTCGTGACGCTGATCTACGTCGCGGCGAACCTGCTGTTCGCCGCGGCCTACCAGTGGCAGCCGGGGTGCGTGTCGGGCGTGACGAGCTTCGAGAGCGCGTTCTACTTCAGCGTGCAGACGATGGCGACCATCGGCTACGGGACCTTCTCGCCGATCACACGCTACGGCCACATGCTGGTGACGCTCGAGGCGATCATCGGCGTGTTCACGACGGCGATGGTGACCGGCCTCACGTTCGCGAAGTTCGCGCGCCCCACCGCCCGGGTGCTGTTCGCGAACAAGGCCGTCATCACCCGGCGCAACGGCGTGCCGCACCTCATGTTCCGGCTGGCGAACGCGCGCCACAACACGGTCGTGGAGGCGCAGCTCCGCGTGACCTTACTCGTCTGGGAGCGCACGACCGAGGGCGAGTCGATGCGACGCCAGCTCGACGTGCCTCTCGTGCGTGGGAGCACGTCCATCTTCGCGCTCTCGTGGTCGGCGATGCACGAGATCACCAAGGAGAGCCTCTTCTATGGGCCCGAAGGGATGGCGAGGCTCCGCGCGGGAGAGGCGGAGATCGTGCTCAGCATGAGCGGCCTCGACGAGACCATCGTGCAGAACATCCACGCGCGTCACAGATACGCCATCGCCGACGTGGTCGAGAACGCGCGATTCAAGGACATCATCAGCGTCGACGCGTCCGGCGCGCGGGTGCTCGACTACGAGAACTTCCACGAGGTCGAGGCCATGCCGGTCGAGGGCGCCGCCGCGGTCGCCGAGGAGCCGTCATGA
- a CDS encoding alpha/beta hydrolase, translating into MSQATRARVESFEERFAVVNGVRLHFASAGPPEGRLVVLLHGFPEFWWSWRHQLEALATAGYRVLAPDMRGFAQSDKPAGVRSYGVELLAKDVAELVRREGRASAIVVGHDWGAVVAWQVAMRHPEIVERLGVLNVPHPRRMLEGLLTREQLRKSWYIFFFQIPGLPERLISRNDFANLRAMFREDGFDEEEIDPYVDALRYPGALTAALNYYRAAARDTLAELLARGRGVARGRRVTCPVLVLWGRRDRVLGAELAAPPPDLVPNATVEVVEHASHWLQRDAPDLVNARLLRFFEES; encoded by the coding sequence ATGAGCCAGGCCACGAGGGCGCGCGTCGAGAGCTTCGAAGAGCGCTTCGCCGTGGTGAACGGCGTGCGACTCCACTTCGCGAGCGCCGGGCCCCCCGAGGGGCGGCTCGTCGTGCTGCTCCACGGGTTCCCCGAGTTCTGGTGGTCGTGGCGCCACCAACTCGAGGCGCTCGCCACCGCGGGCTACCGCGTGCTCGCGCCCGACATGCGAGGCTTCGCGCAGTCGGACAAGCCCGCCGGCGTGCGGAGCTACGGAGTGGAGCTGCTCGCGAAGGACGTGGCCGAGCTCGTTCGCCGCGAGGGGCGCGCCTCGGCGATCGTGGTCGGTCACGACTGGGGCGCCGTGGTCGCGTGGCAGGTGGCCATGCGTCACCCCGAGATCGTGGAGCGCCTCGGCGTGCTCAACGTGCCGCACCCGCGCCGCATGCTCGAAGGCCTCCTCACGCGCGAGCAGCTCCGCAAGAGCTGGTACATCTTCTTCTTCCAGATCCCCGGGCTCCCCGAGCGCCTCATCTCACGAAACGACTTCGCGAACCTCCGCGCGATGTTCCGGGAGGACGGCTTCGACGAAGAGGAGATCGATCCGTACGTGGACGCCCTCCGTTACCCCGGCGCTCTCACGGCGGCGCTCAACTACTACCGGGCCGCCGCGCGTGACACCCTCGCAGAGCTGCTCGCGCGAGGCCGCGGCGTCGCGCGTGGCCGCCGCGTCACGTGCCCCGTGCTCGTGCTCTGGGGCAGGCGCGATCGGGTGCTGGGCGCGGAGCTCGCCGCGCCACCCCCCGACCTGGTGCCGAACGCGACGGTCGAGGTGGTCGAGCACGCCTCGCACTGGCTCCAGCGCGACGCGCCCGACCTCGTGAACGCGCGGCTTCTGCGCTTCTTCGAAGAGAGTTGA
- a CDS encoding TlpA family protein disulfide reductase, whose protein sequence is MTTTVTKGFSTKLLTIGALAAGLALGACGEPAGEGPKAAEAAKHPLIGQPAPAFEFESLNGQGKVSIEKWKGKVVYVDFWATWCEPCKKSFPKIQELFTKYKGQVEVVGISEDDENTGIKEFGEQFSAKFPLGWDKGKDIAGKWQPKSMPASFVVDKQGVVRFVHLGYHDGEEAEIEKEIKSLL, encoded by the coding sequence ATGACAACCACCGTCACGAAGGGTTTCTCAACCAAACTCCTGACGATCGGCGCTCTCGCCGCGGGCCTGGCGCTCGGCGCGTGCGGCGAGCCGGCGGGCGAGGGGCCGAAGGCCGCAGAAGCGGCGAAGCACCCGCTCATCGGTCAGCCCGCTCCCGCCTTCGAGTTCGAGTCGCTCAACGGTCAGGGCAAGGTCTCGATCGAGAAGTGGAAGGGCAAGGTCGTGTACGTCGACTTCTGGGCGACGTGGTGTGAGCCCTGCAAGAAGTCCTTCCCGAAGATCCAGGAGCTTTTCACGAAGTACAAGGGCCAGGTGGAGGTCGTCGGCATCTCCGAAGACGACGAGAACACCGGCATCAAGGAGTTCGGCGAGCAGTTCAGCGCCAAGTTCCCGCTCGGGTGGGACAAGGGCAAGGACATCGCCGGCAAGTGGCAGCCGAAGAGCATGCCCGCCTCGTTCGTCGTCGACAAGCAGGGCGTCGTTCGCTTCGTGCACCTCGGCTATCACGACGGCGAGGAGGCCGAGATCGAGAAGGAGATCAAGAGCCTGCTCTGA
- the radA gene encoding DNA repair protein RadA, which yields MAKPQSQYVCQACGARSPRWLGRCTTCSEWNSLVEETSEERTVKTRRSSGPTKARPIGEIEGDSHVRAATGIGELDRVLGGGLVPGGVTLLGGDPGVGKSTLLLQALAGLSRRGVRTLYVSGEESAGQTAARARRLGATTDSLYVLAESDLNRVIDALSEVKPAAVVIDSVQTVRSGSLESAAGTVSQLREVAARVVEVCKRDGIAAFLVGHVTKDGALAGPKVLEHLVDTVLAFEGERGQSFRSLRALKNRFGSATEVGVFEMSGDGMREVKNPSALFLAERQAGSSGSVICATCEGSRPMLVEVQALVSPFVHGSPRRTAVGVDGARLAMTLAILERKAGLAVSGCDVFVSVAGGVRVDEPAADLAIALAVASSLRDRPAPATLVAFGELGLSGEVRSVPRAKERLVEAMEMGFSRAVAPSAQVSTARSESAAGAGNAANAKRRRGDAVLALGVKTLEEALAVLV from the coding sequence GTGGCGAAGCCCCAGAGCCAGTACGTCTGTCAGGCGTGCGGCGCGCGGAGCCCTCGCTGGCTCGGGCGCTGCACGACCTGCTCGGAGTGGAACAGCCTCGTCGAGGAGACCTCCGAGGAGCGCACAGTCAAGACGCGGCGCTCGTCGGGTCCTACGAAGGCTCGGCCGATCGGCGAGATCGAGGGCGACTCGCACGTGCGCGCGGCGACGGGGATCGGCGAGCTCGATCGCGTCCTTGGCGGGGGCCTCGTGCCGGGCGGCGTCACGCTGCTCGGCGGCGATCCGGGGGTCGGCAAGTCGACGCTGCTGTTGCAGGCCCTCGCGGGGCTCTCCCGCCGGGGTGTGCGCACGCTCTACGTGTCTGGCGAAGAGAGCGCGGGCCAGACCGCGGCGCGCGCGCGCCGGCTAGGCGCCACGACTGACTCGCTCTACGTGCTCGCCGAGAGCGACCTCAATCGCGTCATCGACGCGCTGTCGGAGGTGAAGCCCGCGGCGGTCGTGATCGACAGCGTCCAGACCGTCCGCAGCGGCTCGCTGGAGAGCGCCGCCGGGACGGTGAGCCAGCTCCGCGAGGTCGCCGCTCGTGTGGTCGAGGTATGCAAGCGCGATGGAATCGCCGCGTTCCTCGTCGGTCACGTCACGAAAGACGGCGCCCTCGCGGGCCCGAAGGTGCTCGAGCACCTCGTCGACACCGTGCTCGCGTTCGAGGGCGAACGCGGGCAGTCGTTTCGCTCGCTCCGCGCACTGAAGAACCGCTTCGGGAGCGCCACGGAGGTGGGCGTGTTCGAGATGTCCGGCGACGGCATGCGCGAGGTGAAGAACCCGAGCGCGCTCTTCCTGGCCGAGCGTCAAGCGGGCAGCTCTGGCAGCGTGATCTGCGCCACGTGCGAGGGCTCGCGCCCGATGCTCGTGGAGGTGCAGGCGCTCGTGTCTCCTTTCGTGCACGGCTCGCCGCGCCGCACCGCCGTCGGCGTCGATGGCGCGCGGCTCGCGATGACGCTCGCCATCTTGGAGCGGAAGGCCGGGCTCGCGGTCTCCGGCTGCGACGTGTTCGTCAGCGTCGCGGGCGGTGTCCGTGTCGACGAACCGGCGGCTGATCTCGCGATCGCGCTCGCGGTGGCATCGAGCCTCCGCGACCGCCCCGCGCCCGCGACGTTGGTGGCCTTCGGCGAGCTCGGTCTCTCTGGCGAGGTGCGCAGCGTTCCGCGCGCCAAAGAGCGCCTGGTCGAGGCGATGGAAATGGGGTTCTCGCGCGCGGTCGCGCCGTCCGCGCAGGTCTCGACCGCACGCAGCGAGTCGGCCGCGGGCGCGGGCAATGCGGCCAACGCCAAGCGTCGACGCGGCGACGCGGTGCTCGCCCTCGGGGTCAAGACCCTCGAGGAGGCGCTCGCCGTTCTGGTCTGA